The sequence below is a genomic window from Papio anubis isolate 15944 chromosome X, Panubis1.0, whole genome shotgun sequence.
TATGTAAGCACCCAAATGGCTTGGTGACTGCTTGTGCACATTGTCTTTTACACAGAATACTAGACCCGGAAGTTATTGGTTTATTGCATTCTAGGCATGTGAGAGTAAGGAAGTGCTTTACAACTCTGGACAGCAAATAAAAACTTCAGGGGTCCCTGCCAACTTATACTCCAGTTGATTAAACAAATGGAACCATTACATTAACACCACCTAGCTCAAGGCAGCACAGGTAAGTGGAAGACCCATAAAAAAGAGGGTGACCCCCAAACCCAAAtcttcaaactttattttttcaccATCTTCTCAAGAGAACCTTTTGCCTTCTATCTATCACATCCTATTCTAAGCTACCAATAATTCTCACCTGGACCACCAGCACTAGCCTCCTAAcacatctccccatttccaccTCTGCTTGTGTCTCACCCAGGGCACTTGCATATGTTGTTCTCTCTGCCCAGAATACCTCTCCCAACCAAGGCTCACCTTTGTCCTTAATATCTCAGCTTAAAGCTGAGCACTATTTCCTTCAGAAAATTCTTAAAGACTCCCCACTACAGACTAGGTTACCTCTTCCTTCTTACATGCTCCCATAACACTTTGTAACTTCTCTGGAACACTTATGCTGCTATGTTGTAATTGCATATTTGTCTGGCCACTTAAATAATAGGTCTCTCCCAATAGATTGTAagcttcttgttgcccaggctggagtgcaatggcacaatcttggctcactgcaacctctccctcctgggttcaagcgattctcctgcctcagcctcccgagtagctgggattacaggtgcctgccaccacacctgggtaatttttgtattttagtagagacggggtttcaccatgttggtcaggctggtctcgaactcctgacctcaggtgatccacctgccttggcctcccaaagtgctgggattacagatgtgagccaccgcacccggcccagcaTATGTAGTTTTGATCACTGTTATATGCCCAGCTTCAAGCACAATGGCTGGCACACAGGAAGCATAACTAACATTGGATGGATGAATGCTAATCCAGGGATATGTAGTCAGAGGAAAATGCCAATTGTAGTACTCATTCCTTACACAATGTGCTCAGTATTCTATTCTATACTTAACTAAATATCACCTAAGAATAGAGATTGAGTAAACTAATGTCATCTATTTCAGGACAGTTACTTACTAACATGTTTAGGGAAATAGACAATTGTTGTTTTCTTACTTGTAAATTCCTCGTGacatattttcaatgtatttagCTTTGTCTTGTACTCCACAGTGGTAATGGTAAGTCTTAACACAGGCTTTTATTTCACATCCAATAGTAGCACCAGGCTGACTGCAAAGTGTACATTTCTgtataaggaaagagaaataatcgTAAGCAGTATTTCAAGAAAACAGCAGCCATTTTCTATTGAAAAAGAATACACTGAAATTATCACGTAGCATATAACTGAAATAACGCTGCAACTGAAACCATACTTTGATAAGCCCTCTAATATTGCCATCCCCTGATGTttctattatttaacatttataaactGCTGGCTTGTTAGAAAAACTACTGACCATCCCAGGTCTGACATCTAAATGTAGGTAAGACTCTCCTCAATACTgccaaatacacaaaaaaatgatgtTGTATATTTTAGTGGTTGGTTTCTTTCCCTCCCTAAGATCAGATCCTTTCCTATTATGATTAGGGGAAAGAATAAGAAACCAGAAAAGCAGTTCCCCCACAGAAGAATCACTACCAGTAGACAAAAGTGCAGAGGGCGACTAAAGGGGCTGAAATCTTTTCAAGACTTCTCAGTTTGGCCTAGATAAGCCTTGCCTGAAGAATGTTCGGAGATTAAAAGGTAACTGTTGAAAAAGGGGTTTCAAGTCAAATAAGTTTGAGAAAGGATAGGTTAAGCACATCACTTTATTGCAGGACTTCTCACAGCCTTTTCTCCAAGGGTGGGGGCACAGAGTAAACAGTTTTCAAGTTTACTGAAATCTAGATGCCCTTTTATCTCTGGAGGGGCGGGGGAACATCTTGATGAACTAACTTCCTTTAGGGCACACTTGGGGGAAATGCTAGGTTAGTGTTTACCCCAACCCTCAATGGTGCAGAGGTAAACAATAAGTTGGTAAGATAATTGAATTGCTATCTTAGTCACCTATTTGAACTTTAGCTGTATTATACAACACTGCTCTGAATAATACGATAAagtggtttttccttttttcagtaCCACAAGCTCTGTTATGAAAGTTTCCTTTTCAGCTGgatgctcatgcctgtaatcctagcactttgggaagccaaggcgggtggattgcatgaggtcaggagttcatgagaagcctggccaacataatgaaaccctgtctctactaaaaatacaaaaattatccaggtgtggtggtgcatgtttgtaatcccagctacttgggaagctgaagcacgggaatcacctgaacccgggaggcagaggttacagtgagccaagattgcgccaccgcaccccagcctgggcgacagagtgagactctgtctcaaaacaacaacaacaaagaaggcCTATATGAAACAAGTGCCACAAATTTTGGTAATTGATGAAGCAAGATGATGGATAGATACGTGTTACTAGGCTTTCCAATTGtggtatgtttgaaaatttcccaacaaaaaatttaaaaattaatttctagagACAACTGATATTATTATAGCATTCATAAGCTATAAAGGAGTAAGTGATCAATAAAGATGCCAATATTTCTTAGAGCTACTTGTTGGTAATTCAGTATGTTTAACATGAGACTAAGgtgtgttttatattattttatttaaaaaaacttttaacgCTATGACAAACATTTTAAGAGGCAGTCCTGTGTATGtgtactttaaaaagaaagccctgaaaaaaatttcctttaagcAAGCTTACACaatgtaacattttaaacttaaaaaagttTGTCACATtcatatcttcatttattttattgttaaaggCTTGCAAATGCcttgaaatgtatataaatctCAGTATAATCCTCTTAAGTAATGAAGTTacatagaaagagaaataagtttCAGTAACATCAACATCCTTTATTATATTACAAATAAGTCAATATACTTTGCTTTAACATATGAActactttatataaaattttctgaTGACTGGATAAATTTGGGATGTACTCTAAATTTAAAGCAGCAAGTCAAGTGTAATGTTgcataacaaatataaaaactacaGACCATTCTTTTTCCTCGCTTAATCTCCTGAAGTACAGTTTTAATATCAAAGTCTCCAAATTCTGCTCTTGAGGTTGTTGTGAGCTGGACTGTGCCAGAAGAAAACaactagagaagaaaaatgcAGGAACATTAACATTCAGAATCCTTATGAGGAAAACATTAAATGTGATAACAAGTGTGTTAtatttaatttctgaagaaaGATAATCTTTCCTTAATAATCAAGTATctgctcaaatatttttaatatatttacatgtctGATTAAAATACAGCCAAAATTATGgacattgaaataaaaatgaagattgcCAGTGTGAAGCCAAGATTAAATCGCTTCAAGCAATGAAAATTTCAACAATGTCACTCTATTCTcaactattttacatttccacaaagttttaaaaaacagtttaaattGGCAAATTTCAACCATAGATGCAGATCAGAATCACTTGggggattttgtttttcaaactagACACATATGAGATCTATTCCACAGGGTTCCTAGATGCACATATTTTGGAAAAAGCTCACCAGGTAAATATGATATGTACTCTGGTTAAGAACCTGTGacataaataatgtaattttaaaaaccttatcaATGGGATGAGTCATTCAATACACTCTAAGTCAAAGATATTTATGTATACTGTAAGTCAGGCATGGATCTAAGGATGTCAAGATAAAAACTTATTCTTATCTTCAAGGAATTTAAGAGTCTGTTAGGGAAGATAAGTTCATAAATGAATAACTGTAATACAGTGTGTTAAGTACAACAGAGATAATTATTAGGTTATAGTAAAagtctaaaatatatttcatgacatgcttataaagacaaaatttttaCAGTTATGAAATAATTAATTACAGATTATCCTAACTACAGTAACTATAATTAGAATTACTTCAAATCCTACTAAAACATAAAGgctataatttaataaaatctaaattttattaaGATTTGGGATTACAAGATATACTATTCATAACTCTAAAATACTAATACTTGTGGGGGAAGTTTTTTGGTTACTagctaaatgatttttaaaaaatcacttgggCTTTTAGATCACaggggaaacaaagaaaaacaaacaaacaaacaaaaaaacaaaattgggcTTAAAAGAACCATGGTTACCATGCACTTATAATGGGCAGCTGCCTTCTTGGcattaaatatatgcagttttcCTCgtgcttcattttcttcctcccctACATGGCAAAATCCACATTTAGGCCTGGTGTCACTAGGGCTGCTTCTGTGTGGAGACCTATCTCtctgcaaatgtaaaagaaaaaaagaacttaaaaaaaaatcatgaaaatatgcTATCAGTATTTCAAGCTTATTTAACATTTCAAATGATGAACTTCACCTAtagtttaaatgaaatattcatgGTGCAACAAAAAGTAAGAATCCAACAGTTTTTTTTACTTACATAGGAACTACTTTCCATTTCGTCTGTTCCATGGGAGGATGTGGACCTGGTATCTTCTGACAGtcctttaaaattagtttttcttgGCCTTCCTTTGcgacttttctttttacttttaggtGATGAGGGCTCCAGTTCGTGTTCATTAAAACTTTCCTCTAAATCAGCtgcttaaaaatgaacaaaaaccttTTATGGACCAATCTCAAAATAAGTATTAGTTCATGGGTCTTTAGGACATATGTTTCTTCTTAGAATGAAACTGTCTCCAGAAATGAGGAGAAATGGTCTGCAGTATGCTCAATATAGCAACCCAATGTTTcagataaatacaataaaaatcaaatacaaatagtttagtaaattaatttttagagtttgcttttgtattttttttttttttttaccataggtTTCAAAGAGTTTGTAAAAGTAGAACACTTACCTAGAAAATACACTTATTGTAACTtggaaaactaaatgaaaataaagtagatATATTTGTGCTATCCAATGTGGTAGCCACTAGCAACATGtggcttaaaaaaattaagtcagtTATAATTAAACACAATTAAAACTTCAGTCTCATAGTCACACTGACTGCACTGCAAGAGCTTATTAGCTATATGTGGCTAGTTGCAACTGTATTAGACAGCACATATACAGTGTCACTGTCACAAAAAAAGTTCTATTGGATAACATTGGTCTAGATTACTCTTCAAACTATCATgaaaactgaatgaataaattcaacAAGGAAGTCATTTACAATTGAACTAATGGATCAagtaattaaacaaatattaagtACAAAAAGAATTTCTAATACAAGCAGTAAAAGAAGTATGTTGCTAGTTAGTTGCATATGCTTTAATGAATTAAGCAAAACTTACGCAGAAATTTGAGAACTGCATTTCTCAGTAATCTGAAAAGAATTTCTACCATAATGAAAGGTGTTTCATCAGTAgtttactataaatattttatttattgagggcCTCTGTATaagataatgtattaatatttagtgTTTAAAAGGGTAATAAAAACCAAATGTTCACTTGCCATAAGGTCAAACTATGGAAAGTTTTAGGTATGGCTCTAATATCTTCACCATTTTTTCCTTTACCATGTTATTGATTATAATTCTAGAGACTAATTTCTCAATGAGAAACCATATCAACTCCTATGCTCAGATGTTAATATCTTTCCTACTACTTTGAAGGTTGTTTATTAGAAACGAAAGtacatttattataagaaaaggGCAATTCAGTTGGTATACCTGAATATATATAAACTAAGGGAACTACAAGTATTAGGTTGTTTGCAaaacagttaataacaatatacaTGAGTGCAACTTCACAGAGCTGTGGTAGGACCTGAGGGAGTTAAGGGGAAAAGGTAAAAGTTATTGGATAGTGTTTTATAGGCAACAACATAAATTCATGTGAATAACTTCCTGTGAAGACAGAGAAGTCAATTAAAGATGTTTTCTCTCCTCAACACAATAGCAAATTTCATGTCAGAATATACTacttaatttaaatattcaaactGACAATCTTTAATACAGGGAATTTCACTAAAAGCTGTCAGAATCACTTGCacttggctggacacggtggctcacacctgtaatcccagcactttgggagaccgaggcagacagatcacgaggtcaggagttcaagaccagcctggccaatatggtgaaaccccatctctactaaaaatacaaaaaattagctgggcgtggtggtacgcgcctgtagtcccacctaattgggaggctgaggcagaagaatcacttgaacccgggaggcagaggttgcactgagccaagattgtgccactgcacgtccagcctgggtgacaaagcaagactccatctcaaaaaagaattctTGCACTTgccaaatattaaaatttctcaaaatgaaaaatcGTAACCGTTTCAATCATTCTAAGAcatctatgtgtatgtatatataaaacattcagttttatacatatgtatacacatataatatattcaGTTATCTATTATGAAAATAAGCATCACTAACACCATACATAACactattaaataacatttaatagtTGTTTAACAAATaacattaataaacaaataagatgtttaataaataacattattaaaCATCTATAAAAATTACTTAAGAACTGATTCCATTATCAAGCCAACATGATTAGTTTCCCACATGGCATATTTGTTCTAAATATGAAATCattccacaaaaatttttaacaacTTTAACATCAATAGTAAAAGTCAcgaaaaattcatatatttaactATATTAGACTTTCGAACTTCtgaaaagtataaattaaaaagtgataaatttgggccgggtgcggtggctcacgcctgtaatcccagcactttgggaggccaaggtgggcagatcacctgagattgggagttcgagactctcctgactaacatggagaaacctgtatctactaaaaatacaaaactagctgggcatggtggcgcatgccagtaatcccagctactcgggaggcagagacggaaaatggcatgaacccgggagccagagcttgcagtgagccaagagcacaccactgcactccagcctgggcgacaaagtgagactccgtctcaaaaaaaaaaaaaaaaaaaaaaagtggcaaattaaaaggcagacaataaactggaaaaaggccgggcatggtggccaaggtggttggatcacttgaggtcaggagttcgagaccagcctggccaacaaggtgaaaacccatctctactaaaactccaaaaaaaaattagctgggtatggtgtcgTGTGCCTGTtaacccagctactagggaggctgaggcaggagaatcacttgaactcaggaggcagaggttgcagtgagccgagatcatgccactgtactccagcctgggtgacaaagcaagactctgtctcaaaaataaaataaaataaaataaaataaaataaaataaaataaaactggaaaaatatctGCTTCTGCTGTACCTCTGACAAAGAATTAGTATCGTTATGACATGATAAACTCATACAAGATTAAGACCCAAATGGAAAAATAGATCAAGGATATAATCAGATAATTCTCAGAATATAAGTAGTtaataagcacattttaaaaatatttaacttctccAGAACCAAAGTGCAAATTAAGTGATATATCATTTTCACCTATCAAAACAGCAGACTTTAAATAGTtattaaaagctaaaataaaaaccacaatgagataccatctcacatcagtcaggatggctattattaaagagtcaaaaaacaatagatgctagtgaggctgtggagaaaagggaacgtttatacactgttggtgggaatgtaaattagctcagccactggggaaagcagtttggaaatttctcaaagaacataaaacggaactactatttgacccaacaccaccattactgggtatatattcaaaaggaaacaaatcattccaccaaaaagacacatgcactggtatgttcaccacagcactattcataatagcaaagacaaggaatcaacctaggtgtccatcaacagcggactggataaagaaaatgtggtttggaGTGGAATGCCCTGCTACATGGAATACCCTgtagccataataaagaatgcAATAATGTCCTTTGTGGCAATAAGGATatagcaggaacagaaaaccaaatacaacatgctctcacttataagtgggagctaaacactgggttcTCATGGACATGGAGATGGCAGtaatagaaactggggactactagagggaggagagagggacaagggcaagggttgaaaaactaactattgggtactatgcccAGTACCTGGGTAATGGCATCATTCATACGCCAAACCTCAGTATCACATAATATACTCAGGTAACAAACCTGAGCGTGTACTCCCTGAATctgaaatacaagttaaaaaaaaaaaggtacaataaacccaacaaaatatgtgttagaaagaaaatataaaacaagtgcCCCTAAATGGAGAGAGAGACTATGTTTCTGAATGAACATGATAGACAGAAAATCAGCTCTCACTAATCTGACTTTATGAAATGAAACTTAAAGTTGATTCTGTGGTCTTCTGGAAAATGGACAAGAATACacaagatgaaaaaaagaatacacaagagtatctttttgaaaagaagatatcaaaatatactataaagcaaTAGCAGTTAAACCACTGGCACAAGAATAGACACATACCAGTGGAAGAGAATCTCCAAGTTTGAAAACAGACGCACATGCACATGAAAATTGAAAGTATGGTAATGGCGGCATTTCAGGTGAGTAGAAAAGACATAACAGCACAACTGGCTATCCATCTTTTAAAAACGGATACATCATACTATATGAAAAAGTTCAGATGGATTAAAAATCTAATTGTAAAGTAAACTATTAATACAATAGGAGAAAATagaggagaattttaaaaaataatcttggaTCAGGACATGTAAGAAGCCCTAAAGGAAAAGACTGGGAGATTTGACTAAAAATTAGTAACTTTTGTACAGCTAAAGGCACCATAAACTaagttaaaagaaatacattgggcccggcgcggtggctcaggcctgtaaccccggtgctttgggaggccgaggtgggcagatcacctgaggtcaggagtttgaggccagcctggccaacatggcgaaaccctgtctctactaagaatacaaaaattagctgggcgtggtggcagggtgcctgtaatcccagctattcagtaggctgaggcaggagaatcgcctgaacttgggaggcggaggttacagtgagccaatatcgcgccactgcactccagcctggtgacaagagcgaaactctgtctaaaaaaaaaataataataaataaataaattggaagatCATTTGCATATAGTGACAGAATATCTATATTATAGAGAACACCtgcatatcaattttaaaaagacaaactcTAAGAGAAAAATGCACAAAGAACAGGAAAacgcaattcacaaaagaaatataaatgacaagAAAACATGAACAGATGCCCAACCTCAccagtgaaaatggaaattaaaattaaatgaaataatcagacAAAAAGACTTATACCTAGCACAGGTATGGGAATTTgacgctgttggtgggaacataaactGGGTAAACAGTTTCAGAAGCAACGTGACAGTACTCACTCCCCACGTTAAATGCATAGACCCTTTGACTTGGCAATCCCATTTCTAAGACTTTTATCTCATAGAGTCACTCGTATAAGTACATAAGTATATTACGTATAAGGGAAGGTGTTGCAGTATTATTTGTAATCATGAAAAAACAGATATAACCAATTTTATTAATAGATAAATCCTtaggcctgggcacagtggctcacgcctataatctcagcactttgggaggccaaggcgggtggactgtttgaggtcaggagttcaagaccagcctgaccaacatggtgaaaccctgtctctactaaaaatacaaaaattagctgggtgtggtggtgcacgcctgtaatcccagctactcaggaggctgaggcagaagaatcacttgaacccaggaggcggtggttgcagtgagctgagatcacgccatagcactccagcctgggagccagagcaagtctcaaaaaaaaaaaaaaaaaagtgaaaatcttCTTTTCACCTTCTACTTCCACCTGCTCTGTGCTTCCAGCTGGCTCCTCAGGCTCCCTAACCTGCCTCCCTCCCTAACCTCCTGACCTCCCACCAAGGAAAGCACTGTTAACTGCTTCTTTTCTCAACCTCAGTGTGTAAgaatctgggtttgaatcttggatCTTCCACATACTGTGTATCTTTGGACCTGAAACCTACCTCAGGGTGTTCTTAAATTAATTACATGAATTCCTGCATGTAAagtacttaaaacagtgcctggcatataagaCGCTTTCAgtaaatgctattattttctcTGCATATGCACGTTTTTAAAATGGTATTCTAAGCACACTATTCTGCATCTTGCTTTTTCTGCTTAATATAGCTTGACAACTTTCCATGTCAGTATATAGGAATTTACCTCCTTCCATGTAAGAGCTAATAGTAATCCATCATATTTAACCAGCCCCCTATGGTTATGACTTGtaagttttcagtgtttttgctgTTACAAATGTGATGAACATCTTTCTCCATTTATCTTTGCTCACTTGTACAGTATCTTAACAGCTTTCAtttgtaaatatgtgtgtataagtTGGAAATAGAATAGTAAGAGCTAACATCTGAGCTTTCGAGTTTTCACTATACCAGATACGCTATGTggtttatatgcattatctcatttgagcCTCACAATCACTCCACAAAGTTGTAACGGTCATCTTCCCAACCCCCTCTTCACCCCCCACcaccctgttttacagataaggaagtttagaaaggttaagtaattttgcccaaggtcacaaagctagagaatggcagagctgggacaaaTACGTATATGTCAGTGAATAACTACAAGGATGCTCTTAAAATAGTAATATTCATTGTCATGGAAATACACATTTCCATATGCTCCTGGATGTTAGAAAAAGAACAGTTATGCTTATGTATGCACATAATTGGTCTGGAAGGAAACACAAGAAACTCACAGATAGTAGTGTTTGCTTTTAGCAGAAGAATTCAGAAAAGGATACAAGGGCACAGGTGACAGGAAAGCCTGATTTTTGTACAATGTTCATGTACCTATTCAAAATAAATACgataaaaggtaaaattttacaCTTGTATTCACAACTGCAATTTCTAAAAATCCAGGCTGATAAAGTAGGTGACAAAACAGGGTTGTCCTCCTTCTCAAGCCACCAAACATTCCCAGCCTCTTATCAGCACAGCTTGCAGATGTCTGTGTCACTTTAGAATGGCCAGGCCCCTCTCTATTACCCTTCAGCTCTTTTCTGGCCCCTATGGGGAGGGGAATGCCCAACTTACCAGGACACCAACTCTCTTCCTAGTACTGCAAAGCCCTGTCTGTCCCTTTCCTGATTCTCTTCTCTTAGTAACCaatgttttcctcattttacaactTCCTGGTTTACGCTCCACCTTCCTCCTCCTAAGTTCTCCCATCAGTTAACAGTGTGAAGTAGAAAGGATAACTGGACAGAACGTCTGAAATTGCCACTTACTAGGTCTTAACTTGGTTAAGTTACTTACCATTCACAAGTGTCCTCATGTGTCAAATGGGACTAATGTTAATACCTTTCTTACAAGGCTGCTTGAAGAAATTACTTGtgaaaaatgctttgtaaactataaaattatatttgttagtTAATACTCTTGGCATATCTTGTGTAGTCTGTAAGCTCTTTGTCCACATGGGGACTCTTTCTTAAATTCCCCAAGGTGCTCACACCttgcaggcactcaataaatgcttgtcagagttaaaaaaagaaacaaacaaaaaggacagGCATTAAGATTGAGGCAAGCATCACCACCTCTGCTTTGAATCTTCATAGTTGCTGCAAAAGGAAAACTGGAGGACATTCGTCCTGCTTTTTCCAGTGTAAACATGATGTGCATTTACTCTGGAAGTGCGGAGTCATTTGTGAACTCAGTTTCCTGCTTTTTCAGGAAAGGTATCAGGTAAatgatttatatacatatatatatgtatataatatatatacacatacacatgcatatacaaacacatgcacatatacatacacatggaTATACAAATGTGTAGCATACacccaaaatatattattaattaagtGTGCTAAAATGAAATCTGATGCCTGGgattacttcaaaataatccagACGAAGAAAGTGAGTGGGGGGTAAAGATGAAACGTTATGCTGTTATTTCTACTTTTGCTTAAGTTTGAAATTTCCTATAATGAAAGTTTGTACAATGTGCTAAATCAAACATGGGCATACACAATGCCTAACACAGTACTCTGCACATGGGTGAATCAGAAAGAATATggagtaggccaggcacagttgctcacgcctataatcccaggactttgggaggctgaggcgggtagatcacctgaggtcaagagttcgagaccagcctggccaacgtagcaaaaccctgcctctactaaaaatacaaaaattatccgggcatggtggtgggcgcctgtaatcccagctacttggctgaggtgggaggatcgcttgaacctgggaggtggaggctgcagtgagccgagatcgcaccactgcactccagcctgggtgacagaatgagacaaacaaacaaaaaaagaatatggagTCAGTTTTACACGGTGCAAAGACCACAATATGAATACACTACTAAAATTTTCCAGGTTAAAGTACAAAGAATTTAAATTCCATTGTCATCTAAGGaagagcacatgaaaagatggtgATAAAAGCAGGTGGAAGTTTAAAGGAATAATAACGATATAGAACACAGTATTTACAGACATCTTCAAGATATCGTGGGTTTGCTTCCAGACTACCACAGTAAAGCAAGTATCGCAGTAAAGCAAATCACACGAATGTTTTCGCTTCCCAGTGcatttaaaagttatgtttacactatattgTAGTCTACTAAGTGTATAATAGCATTATGTATATAAAAAGGTATGTACcttcattaaaaatactttattgctaaaaaaaaaaatgctaacaatcatctgagcttTCCAgtaagttgtaatctttttgctggtgaagggtcttgccttgatgctGTTGGCTGCTAACTGATCAAGGTGGTGGATGGCTGAAGGATGGGGTGGCTGTGAAAATTCCTTAAATTAAGACAACACTGAAGTTTGCCACACGGATGGActctttcttttatgaaatatttctctatAGAAtgagatgctgtttgatagcattttacccacaggaaaaattctttcaaaattagaatcaatcctctcaaaccctgccactgctttatcaaccaTGTTTACAGAATATTCTAAATACTATGTTGTcgtttcaacaa
It includes:
- the PHF6 gene encoding PHD finger protein 6 isoform X2 — translated: MSSSVEQKKGPTRQRKCGFCKSNRDKECGQLLISENQKVAAHHKCMLFSSALVSSHSDNESLGGFSIEDVQKEIKRGTKLMCSLCHCPGATIGCDVKTCHRTYHYHCALHDKAQIREKPSQGIYMVYCRKHKKTAHNSEADLEESFNEHELEPSSPKSKKKSRKGRPRKTNFKGLSEDTRSTSSHGTDEMESSSYRDRSPHRSSPSDTRPKCGFCHVGEEENEARGKLHIFNAKKAAAHYKCMLFSSGTVQLTTTSRAEFGDFDIKTVLQEIKRGKRMKCTLCSQPGATIGCEIKACVKTYHYHCGVQDKAKYIENMSRGIYKLYCKNHSGNDERDEEDEERESKSRGKVEIDQQQLTQQQLNGN
- the PHF6 gene encoding PHD finger protein 6 isoform X1 produces the protein MSSSVEQKKGPTRQRKCGFCKSNRDKECGQLLISENQKVAAHHKCMLFSSALVSSHSDNESLGGFSIEDVQKEIKRGTKLMCSLCHCPGATIGCDVKTCHRTYHYHCALHDKAQIREKPSQGIYMVYCRKHKKTAHNSEAADLEESFNEHELEPSSPKSKKKSRKGRPRKTNFKGLSEDTRSTSSHGTDEMESSSYRDRSPHRSSPSDTRPKCGFCHVGEEENEARGKLHIFNAKKAAAHYKCMLFSSGTVQLTTTSRAEFGDFDIKTVLQEIKRGKRMKCTLCSQPGATIGCEIKACVKTYHYHCGVQDKAKYIENMSRGIYKLYCKNHSGNDERDEEDEERESKSRGKVEIDQQQLTQQQLNGN